The Acetomicrobium flavidum genome window below encodes:
- a CDS encoding electron transfer flavoprotein subunit beta/FixA family protein, whose product MNIIVLTKVVPDIERVKFDAARGVVDRSSAPQEINPFDLNAIEEAVRLKERHGGRVTAISMGPSDAEQALKDTIARGVDEAILLTDKKFAGSDTLATSYALSQAIKAMGDFDIVICGEKTVDGDTGQVGGEVSERLGIPYLPYTSRLDYEDGKFKARVELENMIYEVEASPPLLVSVTKDINSPRLPGFREKLNARKAQVKKMDAKEIEADEGLLGFNGSPTWVYKIEVPEEGQRNGRIYKDPERGLKEIMAVLESRGLI is encoded by the coding sequence ATGAATATAATCGTGCTGACGAAGGTCGTGCCGGACATAGAAAGGGTGAAGTTCGATGCAGCCAGGGGAGTGGTGGACAGGAGTTCGGCACCGCAGGAGATCAACCCATTTGACCTCAACGCAATAGAGGAGGCCGTGAGGCTTAAAGAGCGCCATGGTGGAAGGGTGACCGCCATATCCATGGGCCCGAGCGACGCGGAGCAGGCCCTCAAGGACACCATAGCCAGGGGCGTCGACGAGGCCATTTTGCTCACCGACAAGAAGTTTGCGGGTTCTGACACCTTGGCGACCTCTTACGCCCTCTCGCAGGCGATAAAAGCCATGGGCGATTTCGACATAGTGATCTGCGGCGAAAAGACGGTAGACGGCGACACGGGACAGGTGGGAGGCGAGGTATCGGAGCGACTTGGGATTCCCTACCTGCCCTATACGTCAAGGTTAGATTACGAAGATGGAAAATTTAAGGCAAGGGTAGAGCTTGAAAACATGATATACGAGGTGGAGGCAAGCCCTCCATTGCTTGTCTCTGTCACCAAGGACATAAACTCCCCACGCCTCCCGGGGTTCAGGGAAAAGCTCAATGCCCGAAAGGCCCAGGTGAAAAAGATGGATGCCAAGGAGATCGAGGCCGACGAAGGCCTTTTGGGCTTCAACGGGTCCCCGACATGGGTATACAAGATAGAAGTGCCCGAAGAGGGGCAAAGAAATGGTCGAATATACAAGGACCCCGAGAGGGGATTAAAGGAGATCATGGCCGTTCTTGAATCGAGGGGATTGATATGA
- a CDS encoding Rpn family recombination-promoting nuclease/putative transposase yields MPKDDLTPKDPHDRLFKRVMSDEANVRKFIKEFLPKDISSQIDLKEIKLIPTEKVKGYNKYYMDIAVECHISNTKGQLYFVFEHKSYPDPGVLLQILSYMTVTWDEQKKKNVPLIPVIPVVIYHGSSSWNVTTHFQGQFQNIGESIKPYIPEFNYVLVDLTQIPNDEIEQKAEDTPFLMASLLLMKLVALHDIEGIMRITVIISLSEEERIILILYLFYTLDVDQDTMQRIAKELGGEELMPSLAEKLIKQGKKEGKVEGKIEGKQELLIKFLRRKFNITPKEEKMIRSVTDESKLDAAAEAVLDAKSKDEVLKILQ; encoded by the coding sequence GTGCCAAAAGACGACCTTACGCCCAAAGACCCCCACGACAGGCTTTTTAAAAGGGTAATGTCAGACGAAGCAAACGTAAGAAAATTTATAAAGGAATTTCTCCCAAAAGACATTTCAAGCCAGATAGACCTAAAGGAAATCAAGCTCATTCCAACAGAAAAGGTCAAAGGCTACAACAAGTACTACATGGATATAGCCGTAGAATGCCATATATCAAATACTAAAGGACAGCTTTATTTTGTATTCGAGCACAAGTCATACCCTGACCCCGGAGTCTTACTTCAAATACTAAGCTATATGACCGTAACGTGGGACGAGCAGAAAAAGAAAAATGTACCACTGATACCTGTAATTCCCGTGGTCATCTATCACGGCTCTTCGAGCTGGAACGTAACGACTCATTTTCAAGGGCAGTTTCAAAATATAGGGGAATCCATAAAACCTTACATCCCTGAGTTTAACTACGTATTAGTAGACTTGACTCAAATTCCCAACGACGAGATAGAACAAAAGGCAGAAGACACGCCTTTTTTGATGGCAAGCTTACTCTTAATGAAGTTGGTAGCCTTACATGACATAGAAGGAATCATGAGGATAACTGTTATAATAAGCTTGTCTGAAGAGGAAAGGATAATACTGATCCTTTATTTATTCTACACTCTCGACGTAGACCAAGACACCATGCAACGGATAGCAAAAGAACTTGGAGGTGAAGAGCTCATGCCGTCTCTGGCAGAGAAGCTGATAAAACAAGGCAAAAAAGAGGGAAAAGTAGAAGGTAAAATAGAGGGCAAACAAGAGCTGCTTATAAAGTTCCTTCGCCGTAAATTTAACATAACGCCCAAAGAAGAAAAGATGATCCGCTCCGTTACCGACGAATCCAAGCTTGACGCCGCAGCTGAAGCCGTGCTCGATGCCAAATCCAAGGACGAAGTTTTAAAGATATTACAGTAA
- a CDS encoding type II toxin-antitoxin system HicA family toxin — MNSINRRELIKRLKALGFSGPYSGGRHSFMKRGPLKLRVSNPHVGDISIPLLKEILRQAGISEDEWDNAR, encoded by the coding sequence ATGAACTCGATAAATAGGCGTGAACTGATCAAACGTTTGAAAGCATTAGGTTTTAGCGGTCCATATTCCGGTGGACGTCATTCGTTTATGAAGCGCGGTCCTTTGAAGTTAAGGGTATCAAACCCTCACGTGGGGGATATCAGTATTCCACTGCTTAAAGAAATTTTAAGACAGGCGGGCATTTCTGAAGATGAGTGGGATAATGCAAGATAA
- a CDS encoding AbrB/MazE/SpoVT family DNA-binding domain-containing protein, translated as MEIAKITSKGQVTIPIDIRRKLGVKEGDKILFVEEEGKIYILNASMEALRKAQAAFAGEAQRVGLKDTNDVVAMIKELRRERKEK; from the coding sequence ATGGAGATCGCAAAGATCACCTCAAAGGGGCAGGTTACCATTCCTATCGATATACGCCGCAAATTGGGGGTCAAGGAGGGCGACAAGATCTTATTTGTCGAGGAAGAAGGAAAGATATACATTCTTAATGCATCGATGGAGGCCTTAAGGAAGGCACAGGCCGCTTTTGCCGGCGAGGCACAACGCGTTGGATTAAAAGACACAAACGACGTAGTCGCCATGATAAAAGAACTTCGCCGCGAAAGAAAGGAAAAATAG
- a CDS encoding type II toxin-antitoxin system HicB family antitoxin produces MSILTAFVETAMHEARYKMLEDGTFFGEIPFCPGVWANEKTLELCRDVLREVLEEWLILKLRDGDFIPTIGGIDLNVITSEA; encoded by the coding sequence ATGTCCATATTGACTGCCTTCGTGGAAACAGCCATGCATGAGGCAAGGTACAAAATGCTCGAGGATGGCACGTTTTTTGGGGAAATTCCTTTCTGCCCCGGCGTGTGGGCAAACGAAAAGACCTTGGAATTATGCCGCGACGTACTGAGGGAGGTCCTTGAAGAATGGTTAATTTTAAAACTTCGAGACGGGGATTTTATCCCCACAATCGGCGGAATCGACCTTAACGTAATAACAAGTGAAGCATGA
- a CDS encoding UDP-glucose dehydrogenase family protein encodes MNRIAVVGTGYVGLVSGSCLSDFGLNVICVDKDEEKIESLKRGVIPIFEPGLEPIVERNVYYKRLEFTTDLRQAVESCDVIFIAVGTPPADDGSADLTYVEQVARDIARYMNGYKVIVNKSTVPIGTGKKVKEWINEELAKRGASFEFDVVSNPEFLREGSAVHDFTHPDRVVIGTDSERALEVMKQVYRVLYLNETPFVETNIETAEMIKYASNAFLAMKVTFINEVANLCEHVGANVQDVARAMGMDGRIGPKFLHPGPGYGGSCFPKDTRAFAEMARKFGVTLSLVEQTVEANERQKLLAAQKIERVLGDLSGKQLAVLGLAFKPNTDDMREAPSITILNELAQKGATFKVYDPTAHREAKWRLKNIEDRIIYCQNEYETMEGSDALVIITEWNQFRSLDLNRVKELLRQPYFFDLRNIYKKKDMESRGFKYFGMGQ; translated from the coding sequence ATGAACAGGATAGCCGTCGTTGGGACGGGTTACGTTGGTCTTGTTTCGGGAAGCTGTTTGTCCGATTTCGGGCTAAATGTGATATGCGTGGACAAAGACGAAGAAAAGATCGAAAGCCTTAAGCGCGGCGTGATCCCCATCTTTGAGCCGGGCTTAGAGCCGATAGTCGAAAGAAACGTCTACTACAAGAGGCTTGAGTTTACCACCGACTTAAGGCAGGCCGTCGAAAGCTGCGACGTGATATTTATCGCCGTGGGAACGCCTCCCGCAGACGACGGAAGCGCGGACCTCACGTACGTGGAGCAGGTCGCTCGCGACATCGCCCGCTACATGAACGGCTACAAGGTCATCGTGAACAAAAGCACTGTGCCCATTGGGACGGGCAAGAAGGTCAAAGAATGGATAAACGAAGAACTTGCAAAAAGAGGGGCAAGCTTTGAGTTTGACGTCGTCTCAAACCCCGAATTCCTGCGGGAAGGCTCGGCCGTGCACGACTTCACCCACCCCGACAGGGTGGTCATCGGCACGGACTCCGAGCGTGCCCTTGAGGTGATGAAGCAGGTCTACAGGGTATTGTACTTAAACGAGACGCCCTTCGTCGAGACGAACATAGAGACGGCCGAGATGATAAAGTACGCCTCAAACGCCTTTTTGGCGATGAAGGTGACCTTCATAAACGAGGTGGCAAACCTTTGCGAGCACGTGGGGGCAAACGTGCAGGACGTCGCGAGGGCCATGGGCATGGACGGCCGCATCGGGCCCAAGTTTCTGCACCCAGGGCCGGGCTACGGCGGAAGCTGCTTTCCTAAGGACACCAGGGCCTTTGCCGAGATGGCGCGTAAATTCGGCGTGACTTTAAGCTTGGTTGAACAGACCGTCGAGGCAAACGAACGCCAAAAGCTTTTGGCCGCACAAAAGATAGAGCGCGTCTTGGGAGACTTATCCGGAAAGCAATTGGCAGTGCTTGGGCTTGCCTTTAAGCCGAACACCGACGACATGCGCGAGGCGCCCTCCATAACCATACTAAACGAGCTCGCCCAAAAAGGTGCCACCTTTAAGGTCTACGACCCGACAGCCCATAGGGAAGCCAAATGGAGGCTCAAAAACATTGAAGACAGGATCATTTATTGTCAAAACGAATACGAGACCATGGAAGGAAGCGACGCCTTGGTCATCATCACGGAATGGAACCAGTTTAGAAGCCTGGATTTAAACAGGGTAAAGGAACTGCTGCGCCAGCCCTACTTTTTCGACCTGCGCAATATATATAAGAAAAAGGACATGGAATCCCGCGGCTTCAAGTACTTCGGCATGGGCCAGTAA
- a CDS encoding putative toxin-antitoxin system toxin component, PIN family — protein sequence MRIMLDTNVLVSLLLFPNPQMNEMMENIFAEHQLVLSSFIVDELKEVIKRKFPSKIKVVEELLMKMSYEYVYTPDEIDETLFEIRDANDYPVLYTAIVEDVDIFITGDKDFTCIKVDKPEILTPADFRSKYLQ from the coding sequence ATGAGAATTATGTTGGATACAAACGTGCTTGTATCGCTGCTTTTATTTCCTAATCCGCAAATGAATGAAATGATGGAGAATATATTCGCAGAGCACCAATTAGTGTTATCGTCTTTTATAGTAGATGAATTAAAGGAAGTTATCAAACGTAAATTCCCGTCAAAGATAAAAGTAGTTGAAGAGCTTTTAATGAAAATGAGCTATGAATACGTATATACTCCAGATGAAATTGATGAAACGTTATTTGAGATACGTGATGCAAATGATTATCCTGTACTTTATACTGCGATAGTCGAAGATGTGGACATTTTCATTACTGGTGATAAAGACTTTACATGTATTAAGGTTGATAAACCTGAGATATTAACTCCTGCTGACTTCAGGTCTAAATATCTTCAATAG
- a CDS encoding FAD-binding oxidoreductase yields MSEKYNKITPEILEELKSIVGPDNMATDESAIEAYSCDESGKVYARMPDVVVKPESTQQVSNVMKLANREMIPVTARGAGSGIAGGAIPIKGGILLSLERMNRVLEIDRINRVAVVEPGVVTNDLCQMVLKEGLMYAGYPMSTETSFIGGNIATNAGGAKVIRYGSTRRHVLGIEVVLPTGDVLELGGRIRKQTWGYDLLQIIIGSEGTLGVVTKAILNLEPAPGDTVTFLAPFPSIEEAVEAVAAILRAGVVLMACEFMDQLSTKCATKYHNTTFPMQDEAKAFLIIQVEGQTPEQLDMYIEKVGETCMEHGAMEVFTAESSTESRNIWKVRESFAEAVRAVDPNASLSGDMVVPMSKISEMVKAVGETARKYDITIALGGHIADGNIHPLFFKPDRIPLEEWPDFVENIVDELIGVAISLGGVGSGEHGVGFLKKHTFMKYEAKSKLEVMRGIKKAFDPNGILNPGKLFD; encoded by the coding sequence TTGAGCGAAAAGTATAACAAGATCACGCCGGAAATACTTGAAGAGCTTAAAAGCATCGTTGGACCGGATAACATGGCCACGGATGAGTCGGCCATCGAGGCCTATTCCTGCGATGAATCGGGCAAGGTTTACGCCAGGATGCCCGACGTAGTCGTAAAGCCTGAGAGTACACAGCAGGTATCGAACGTGATGAAGCTGGCCAACAGGGAAATGATACCCGTGACGGCAAGGGGTGCGGGAAGCGGAATCGCCGGGGGCGCCATTCCCATAAAAGGCGGAATACTTCTTTCCCTGGAGAGGATGAACAGGGTGCTTGAGATAGACAGGATAAACCGTGTCGCCGTCGTCGAGCCGGGCGTGGTAACAAACGACTTGTGCCAGATGGTCCTCAAGGAAGGCCTCATGTATGCCGGATACCCCATGAGCACGGAGACGAGCTTCATCGGCGGCAACATCGCCACCAATGCCGGCGGGGCCAAGGTCATCAGATACGGAAGCACGAGGCGACACGTCCTCGGGATAGAGGTCGTGCTTCCCACGGGAGACGTCCTGGAGCTGGGCGGCAGGATAAGAAAGCAGACCTGGGGCTACGACCTGCTTCAGATCATCATAGGCTCCGAGGGCACGCTCGGAGTGGTGACCAAGGCCATATTAAACCTTGAGCCGGCACCCGGAGACACCGTCACCTTCCTGGCGCCCTTCCCATCCATCGAGGAGGCCGTCGAGGCGGTCGCTGCGATCTTAAGGGCTGGGGTTGTATTAATGGCCTGCGAGTTCATGGATCAGCTTTCCACGAAGTGCGCCACCAAGTACCACAACACCACGTTTCCCATGCAGGATGAGGCGAAGGCATTCCTCATAATCCAGGTGGAGGGACAGACGCCCGAACAGCTGGACATGTACATAGAAAAGGTGGGCGAGACCTGCATGGAACACGGCGCCATGGAGGTCTTCACCGCCGAAAGCAGCACGGAGTCGCGAAACATCTGGAAGGTCAGGGAGAGCTTCGCCGAGGCCGTACGCGCTGTGGATCCCAACGCCTCCCTCAGCGGAGACATGGTCGTGCCTATGTCAAAGATATCTGAGATGGTGAAGGCCGTGGGAGAGACGGCAAGGAAATACGACATTACAATCGCCCTGGGAGGCCACATCGCTGACGGCAACATCCACCCCCTGTTTTTTAAGCCCGACCGCATCCCCCTTGAGGAATGGCCCGACTTCGTGGAGAACATAGTCGATGAGCTCATAGGCGTGGCCATAAGCTTGGGAGGAGTCGGAAGCGGCGAGCATGGCGTCGGTTTCTTAAAGAAACATACCTTCATGAAGTACGAGGCGAAAAGCAAGCTGGAGGTAATGCGAGGGATAAAAAAGGCCTTCGATCCCAACGGCATCTTAAACCCCGGCAAGCTCTTCGATTAA
- a CDS encoding glycosyltransferase family 4 protein: MGKTLWILNHYAISPDMPGGTRHFDLASELVKKGHDVTIFASGFDHHTHRYMKIDPKEKIRVEEYDGVRFVWINTTPYSKNDWRRVVNMISYGWRVLRCDRGLPKPDVVIGSSMHPFAALAGWRLARKHKARFIFEVRDLWPQVLVDMGAMSETNLVVKLLRKLEKFLYVRSDRVIVLGTQMKEYIARYGINEKKIVWIPNGVVISRYNNNMVNNKDRNDFRVIYLGAHSITNALNVLLEAAKIVQDQGYANINFHLVGDGPEKGKLIQQAEEMKLNNVKFRQPVPKDKVADVLEEADVLVLTKDSTFGKYSGSILKLFDYMAASKPIVCSAAVDYDPVSISSCGFTVPPEDPEALAKAIIKLYVMQPEERQAMGKRGREYVEKYHSISVLANKLEQVLDEVCDKGPHLES, translated from the coding sequence GTGGGAAAAACGCTTTGGATATTGAACCATTATGCCATTAGCCCAGATATGCCTGGGGGCACCAGGCATTTTGATTTGGCCAGTGAGCTTGTTAAAAAAGGACACGATGTAACGATTTTTGCCTCCGGTTTTGACCATCATACTCACCGGTATATGAAAATAGATCCCAAGGAGAAAATCAGGGTTGAGGAATATGACGGGGTGCGTTTTGTGTGGATCAATACCACGCCCTACAGCAAAAACGACTGGCGCAGAGTGGTGAACATGATTTCCTACGGTTGGCGGGTATTGAGGTGCGACCGGGGCCTGCCTAAACCTGACGTGGTCATCGGGTCTTCCATGCATCCCTTTGCGGCTTTGGCCGGCTGGCGGCTGGCCCGCAAACATAAAGCCAGGTTTATTTTTGAAGTTAGAGACCTGTGGCCACAAGTTCTTGTTGATATGGGTGCCATGAGTGAAACTAATCTCGTTGTCAAATTGCTGCGAAAACTTGAAAAGTTTTTGTACGTTAGATCAGACCGCGTTATCGTTCTTGGCACACAAATGAAAGAATATATCGCTCGGTATGGGATTAATGAAAAGAAAATAGTGTGGATCCCCAATGGTGTTGTTATTTCCAGATATAATAACAACATGGTTAATAATAAGGATAGAAACGATTTTCGAGTTATATACCTAGGTGCGCATAGTATAACTAATGCATTAAACGTGTTGCTTGAAGCAGCTAAAATTGTCCAAGATCAAGGATATGCTAATATTAATTTTCACCTGGTGGGGGATGGTCCGGAGAAGGGTAAATTAATACAACAGGCTGAAGAGATGAAATTGAATAATGTGAAGTTTCGCCAACCTGTTCCTAAGGATAAAGTAGCTGATGTGCTAGAAGAAGCGGATGTCTTGGTCTTAACAAAGGATTCTACATTTGGCAAGTACAGTGGAAGCATTCTTAAGCTGTTCGACTATATGGCTGCGTCCAAGCCGATTGTATGCTCTGCAGCAGTAGATTACGATCCTGTTAGTATTAGTAGTTGTGGCTTTACTGTTCCCCCTGAAGATCCCGAGGCTTTAGCCAAAGCCATAATTAAGCTTTATGTGATGCAGCCTGAAGAGCGGCAGGCTATGGGGAAGCGTGGGCGGGAATATGTGGAGAAATATCATTCTATAAGCGTTCTGGCAAATAAGCTCGAGCAAGTATTAGATGAAGTGTGCGATAAGGGGCCGCATCTTGAATCTTGA
- a CDS encoding type II toxin-antitoxin system Phd/YefM family antitoxin, with translation MLLKVNVHEAKTNLSKLLVQVEEGKEVIIARAGKPVARLVPIERQTAQRIPGSAKGKLVVANDFDAPLPEDIPS, from the coding sequence ATGTTGCTCAAGGTAAATGTTCATGAAGCCAAAACCAACCTTTCCAAGCTCTTAGTCCAAGTGGAAGAAGGCAAAGAAGTCATCATTGCAAGGGCAGGCAAACCTGTCGCCCGACTGGTGCCGATAGAAAGACAGACAGCACAGCGCATTCCGGGAAGCGCAAAGGGGAAGCTGGTTGTCGCTAACGACTTTGATGCGCCACTTCCCGAAGATATCCCTTCCTGA
- a CDS encoding electron transfer flavoprotein subunit alpha/FixB family protein: MTVSDKREMLIFAEQRRGRVHPVAFELLGKAIELSGNRDLTVSAVLLGRDVRGEAQELIYYGAKKVYLFDDPSFYNYDPFLYKANLVALARKINPYAILFGSTHIGRSLAPRVAADLQTGLTADCTDLSIDEDGTFIQTRPAFTGNILAHIKTKTTPSMSTVRYKVMQRASRDENREGVVVNMTPLSSVPSWRVICEHIIEGIGLADAEVIVSGGRGLKRPEDFKMLEELAKLLGGVVGSSRPLVDEGWIGKEHQVGFSGNTVKPKLYIACGISGSPQHLAGMRDSEVIIAINLDPSAPIFRYADIGIIGDIYEVVPRFIEILRSVLGSSVLGSDL; the protein is encoded by the coding sequence ATGACCGTTAGCGATAAAAGGGAAATGCTTATCTTTGCCGAGCAGCGCAGGGGCAGGGTTCATCCCGTCGCCTTTGAGCTTTTGGGCAAGGCCATTGAGTTAAGCGGTAACCGCGACCTTACGGTCTCGGCGGTGCTTTTGGGCAGGGATGTAAGGGGCGAAGCGCAGGAGTTAATCTATTACGGCGCAAAGAAGGTCTACCTGTTTGATGACCCGTCCTTTTACAATTACGACCCGTTTTTATATAAGGCAAACCTGGTTGCCCTGGCGAGGAAAATAAACCCTTACGCCATCCTCTTTGGATCGACTCACATAGGAAGGTCCCTTGCCCCTAGAGTTGCCGCAGATTTGCAGACAGGACTGACGGCCGATTGCACGGACCTTTCCATAGACGAAGACGGTACCTTTATCCAGACAAGGCCGGCCTTCACGGGAAATATTTTGGCTCACATAAAGACCAAGACCACTCCCAGCATGTCGACGGTGCGATACAAGGTCATGCAGCGTGCTAGTAGGGACGAAAATAGGGAGGGCGTAGTCGTCAACATGACGCCCCTTTCAAGCGTCCCTTCCTGGAGGGTGATATGCGAACATATCATCGAAGGCATAGGCCTTGCCGACGCCGAGGTCATCGTATCGGGCGGAAGGGGACTTAAAAGGCCGGAGGACTTCAAAATGCTTGAAGAGCTGGCAAAGCTTTTGGGAGGAGTCGTCGGATCAAGCAGGCCCCTGGTGGACGAAGGATGGATAGGAAAGGAACATCAGGTTGGCTTTAGCGGAAATACGGTCAAGCCAAAACTTTATATCGCCTGCGGTATCTCGGGAAGCCCGCAGCATCTGGCGGGAATGAGGGACTCCGAGGTAATCATCGCCATAAACCTCGACCCGTCGGCTCCCATTTTCAGGTACGCCGACATCGGGATCATCGGCGATATTTACGAGGTAGTGCCTAGGTTCATAGAAATATTGCGGTCAGTTTTGGGGTCGTCAGTTTTGGGGTCGGATCTTTAA
- the wecB gene encoding non-hydrolyzing UDP-N-acetylglucosamine 2-epimerase: protein MKIITIVGARPQFIKAAAVSRVLKSAEGVNEILVHTGQHYDANMSDVFFEELEIPRPDYNLGIGSGTHGEQTGKMLQAIEKVLLEEKPGWALVYGDTNSTLAGALAAVKLHIPVAHVEAGLRSFNRRMPEEINRVLTDHASDLLFAPTKTAVMNLRHEGIPEERIKLVGDVMYDAALYYGKKAERQSKILNKLGLKLKEYILATVHRAENTDDPVRLRVIFDALCEIACEIKVVLPLHPRTREALIKSGMYDKVASSICLTEPVGYLDMVMLEKNAQLIATDSGGVQKEAFFYHVPCVTLREETEWVELVELGWNLVVPPLSVGEIADAVMSRLGSFSGAEENPYGDGHSAVKIASYLINTGK from the coding sequence ATGAAAATCATTACAATCGTCGGTGCCCGCCCGCAGTTCATCAAGGCTGCCGCAGTATCGCGGGTGCTGAAGTCAGCAGAAGGCGTCAATGAAATCTTGGTGCATACGGGTCAGCATTACGACGCAAATATGTCTGATGTGTTCTTTGAAGAGCTTGAAATCCCAAGGCCCGATTACAACCTGGGTATCGGTTCCGGCACGCATGGCGAGCAGACTGGGAAAATGCTACAGGCCATCGAAAAAGTTTTGCTAGAAGAAAAACCTGGCTGGGCCCTGGTTTACGGCGACACAAACTCCACGCTGGCCGGTGCGCTGGCGGCCGTCAAGCTTCATATTCCGGTGGCACACGTTGAGGCGGGCCTGCGCTCATTTAATCGCCGTATGCCTGAGGAGATCAACAGGGTCCTTACGGATCATGCCTCGGATTTGCTCTTTGCTCCCACGAAGACGGCCGTTATGAACTTGCGGCACGAGGGAATCCCCGAAGAAAGGATTAAATTAGTCGGAGACGTGATGTATGATGCTGCCCTTTATTATGGCAAAAAGGCCGAGCGGCAAAGTAAAATATTAAATAAATTGGGGTTAAAGCTTAAGGAATACATCCTTGCCACCGTGCACCGCGCCGAAAACACGGATGATCCCGTAAGGCTTCGGGTTATATTTGACGCTTTATGCGAAATAGCCTGTGAAATAAAGGTGGTCTTACCTTTACATCCGCGAACCCGTGAGGCGTTGATAAAAAGCGGTATGTACGATAAGGTGGCTTCAAGCATTTGCCTGACTGAGCCGGTTGGCTATCTTGATATGGTGATGCTTGAAAAAAACGCCCAACTCATCGCTACAGATTCCGGCGGCGTGCAAAAGGAGGCATTTTTCTACCACGTGCCCTGCGTTACCTTGCGGGAGGAGACGGAATGGGTGGAATTGGTCGAGCTGGGGTGGAATTTAGTAGTTCCTCCCCTTTCTGTCGGCGAGATAGCTGATGCCGTAATGTCAAGGCTGGGGTCATTTAGCGGCGCTGAAGAAAACCCTTACGGCGATGGACATAGCGCTGTGAAGATCGCAAGTTATCTTATAAATACAGGCAAATGA
- a CDS encoding NAD-dependent epimerase codes for MTDILPIQSKILITGAAGFIGFHLAKFMLERGHFVVGLDNLNSYYDPKLKEDRLDVLRTYNNFVFYRADLKEKSVVDEIFAACRPEYVVNLAAQAGVRYSLENPYAYVDSNLVGFVNVLEACRSYPVKHLLFASSSSVYGGNKTVPFSTEHNTDHPVSLYAATKKANELMAHTYAHLYGIPSTGVRLFTVYGPWGRPDMAYFSFTRDILAGKPIKVFNHGRMSRDFTYIDDVVKALYRLISLVPKPNPDWNEKAGPISESFAPYKVYNLGNNSPVMLSRFIAALENCLGKEAQKIYLDMQPGDVIMTYADVADLEKAIGFKPETPIEEGLAKFVEWYRKYYKV; via the coding sequence ATGACCGACATCTTACCTATACAGTCAAAAATCTTGATTACCGGCGCTGCCGGGTTTATCGGCTTTCACCTAGCCAAGTTCATGCTTGAGCGGGGACATTTCGTCGTTGGCTTAGACAACTTAAACAGCTACTATGACCCCAAGCTCAAGGAAGACCGCCTGGATGTACTGCGCACGTACAACAATTTCGTCTTTTACCGCGCTGATTTAAAGGAAAAGTCTGTCGTGGACGAAATTTTTGCCGCTTGCAGGCCCGAATACGTGGTAAACTTGGCTGCCCAGGCGGGGGTGCGCTATTCCCTTGAAAACCCTTACGCCTACGTGGATTCAAACCTGGTGGGGTTCGTAAACGTCCTTGAAGCCTGTCGAAGTTATCCTGTTAAACACCTGCTTTTTGCCTCGTCAAGCTCCGTTTACGGCGGCAATAAGACCGTCCCCTTTTCGACGGAACACAACACGGACCACCCCGTGAGCTTATATGCCGCCACGAAAAAGGCAAACGAATTGATGGCCCACACCTACGCTCACCTTTACGGCATCCCCTCGACGGGGGTGCGGCTTTTTACCGTCTACGGCCCCTGGGGAAGGCCAGATATGGCTTACTTTTCCTTCACCCGCGACATCTTGGCAGGAAAGCCTATTAAAGTCTTCAACCACGGCAGGATGAGCCGCGACTTTACCTACATAGACGACGTGGTAAAAGCCCTTTACCGCCTTATTAGCCTTGTGCCAAAGCCAAACCCTGACTGGAACGAAAAGGCAGGCCCGATAAGCGAAAGCTTTGCCCCCTACAAGGTTTATAACCTGGGAAACAACAGCCCTGTGATGCTTTCAAGGTTCATTGCCGCCCTCGAAAATTGTCTTGGCAAAGAGGCCCAAAAGATATACTTGGACATGCAGCCGGGCGACGTTATAATGACTTACGCCGACGTGGCTGACCTTGAAAAAGCCATCGGTTTCAAGCCCGAGACTCCAATAGAGGAAGGCTTGGCAAAGTTCGTGGAGTGGTACAGGAAATATTATAAAGTTTAA